GGGACATCACACCAACAAATTCACAACTGACAGAGCCATGTACAGGTCAACTAAACTCCTGTTTTCTTACACACAACCAGAGTCAGCCACAGGTAAATGCACAAAAGCCTTCTCTGTACTTTAAGCATGCTGTAATAGCTGAAAATAGCAGTAATCACACATATTCATGCAGTAATTAATGAGGCAGTGGGGAATACAGCTTCTCATGCTGAAAGATTAGTTCATATAATTTGATTACTCtgaagaaccacagaatggGACACATTAAAACTACTCACACAGagattaaacacacacacactcaatCCAATTATTTAAGAGCTTCTCAAAGTTCTTCAAAACAGCCTTATCACAGCATACCTTCCATTGACGGGCCAGGTACGGGTGATGTCACTTACATAGCAGGAAGACTCACATCCACCATCTAGCAAGACCAGTTCACCATCCTGgagaataacaggaaaaaatgccttGCAGGTCAGTCCGGCTATTAactgaattgatttttttgagagcaggaaaggagattatgtgtttatttttgcaaagcagctgcagagacgTGAATTCCTTTTACAGAATAACACCCCAGGTGCTACTGTTTATAATAGGCTATTCCAGTTGGATTGTTTCTCTGCAAGGTAGTATCTGACTGTTACGCTTATCTACAGCCTGAACTCTTTAACGTGCTGGTTTTCAAATACTTTGGagtaaaaaaaagacattttccttgAACTATTCTGTGCTCTGAGACACCAGTCCCATTTACACCTGGATCGTTTACTCCAGCAAATTACACCAGTGACTCCTTTCACTAGAATTTCTCTGCTAGTGACTAAGACAGAAGGGTTTTGCaacaaaaacacagatttcTGAGCTACCCACAAGATCATTAACAGCTAAAGATTTAGCCTTGTCACAAGGTAGGAGGACCCAGCAAAATCACTTCTCTGACAGGGTATCACTACTGTAAATGCCCTATTGAGTAGCTTGTACCATCTTCCCTGTTCTCTTCTGGGACTTTCTTGACTGCTCGAAGATACAGTTTTGAATCTATCTGGTGatgaagaaaaaacttttgGAGATGTGAACCTCCAATTCACTTCAGCAAAACTGTTTCATGTCAATTAAATCACTGACTGCACATCTTCCAAAAacccatgaaaaaaaagacaaagggcCAGGAACAAACCCACTGCCTTGCTTTCCCTCCTTAAAGGGGCTAAGAACAAACACAGCAGTGAGATCTGCAAAAAGTTTGTATTAAATTCTCTATGGATTTACACTACATGTAATCCAAGGCCTTTTATAGAGATTCATTCCACAGATGTGTGACTATGCCAGCAGCCATGATGTGGAATGACAAGGAATAATTCTAGCAtgttaagggaaaaaataagaagcagAATTTCACTGCTAGCACTACTTCCCATGCTAGCTACTATCATTGTGTACAGTTAAATGCCACAAACGCACAGTAGATGAACTAGCAGTGAGCAGATCTCACTATCCCACTGACTAGACAGGCCATTAACTATccatttaaattgtatttttaactttttcagaATAGCTGGTTCAATTCTTTAAGTATAATATGAAATTATAGCACCTGCCCTCTTCCAAGCAATTAAACAAGTTAAGTAACAATTTATCGGCTAAGGGAATTCGGCCTGTGGTTTGATTGTCCAGTAAGTGTCTTAAGTCATGCATCTTGTCCTCTTTCTTTAAAGCTGAGTCCACTAAGTGGTGGATTGAATGAAGTCCACAGCAGGCCCTAAGCAGCCTTCAGATACCTTCCAAATTAGACACATTGTTAGCTTATTTGGCAACAAGATCTGTAGGAAGTAgcacataaaggaaaagaaagagtcaAGTTTACAGGTTTAACCTCCTActtaacagttttgaaaaaaacaagtgacaATCATTTATCTGAACAGCTTTAACAGAAGCAACTGGAGTTACATGAGCATGCCTGACCTTGGATGACAGTACAACAAAGGAGGCTTCTTTCTGCCAAAAGCTGCCTGCCCTATCTTTTGTATGTCTTTCTCTGCGGATCATCTCAAGGTCTGCTAGCATGCCAGCTTCAAGAAAAAGACAATGCTAGTGGGAAAGTTTGATCCTGCGTTAAGACAGTGGAAAAACATGTTCCTCTGCAAAGCGAATCATCATGAGTAGAGCAGTGTGGGAATACTGCTCCTGAAAATACTTATCTGAATCTAAAGGTGTATTGtcaggaaggctggagagggtGTAATTCAATAATGTGAATCTTCAAAATAAGACAAGACACGTTAATTTACCTACAGCCATCTAATCCACCTCTCAACATTTAACGCTAATCCTTTCCCTCCTTGCTCCCCTTCCCTGCTTTGCTGGCCTACAGAGTCCAAAATGCTTTTCAGCTTCGCCAGAGCAGGAATGCACTGCTGCACCTTATATTGCAAAGCAATGCAAGTGACAGTAGAAGATCCCCACAGTGCCTTCACCCTGCCCGCTGCAGTGGCCCCTCTCTTTTGTGAGGCTAGCAATCCACCCCACACTGTACACTGCTGCACAGGGTGTGGGAGCAAACATGCTCACTAAATGAAGTTATTTGCCAGCTTGTTTGCAAGTCCTTCTGCTGttcagaaaatactgcagaaagtgcaaagaggagagaaagagactaGACGGAGTGAAGTTAATCTTTCACTGACGGTAAAACTAACCAGGGCTGGATTCCTTTCCCCTGCTCacttgaaaatatatatttaagtgTTTTGATCTATTCAGTCAAAACAAAGAGCAGCTCAGGGACACATATGGGGACAGTGTGTCACAGCACTGCATTCTAAGTTACTGGACAGCATATGGTTTACCTTGATGAGCTGATTATTCTTCACATAGTGCAAAGTGTTTGATCTGTTGCCACCAGCAACAACAGGGGGGTAGGCCAAGATGTCAGCACCACGAGCCCGGCACTCGAATTCAAACTGGAATACCAATTCAGAGAGGAGGAGACTGTTAGTGCTAATTCAGGTGATTAACTGCTCTGGGGCTATTATATTCATGTCCTGcaactgttttcttaatttgcaCGCCACAAAGTGAAAACCAAAAAGTGAGTTCACTAAATGAAAGCAGCCTTGAAAGCCTTCCaagaactggaggaaaaaaatatagaactatttgcttttcagtaGCGTGTTTTAAGCCTGGTCTCATGGAAGCTTTTTCTGGTGCAAGCTGTTCCATAGTGTATCAAACATTCATAACGTTGTCATAAATCCAGGTGAAGGTTTGTTCTTATATAAAGTTAACGCTCTTAGTTGCCATACAACTTTGCAAGTTTTCAAAGATTCTAAATGTCAGGATGATACTGGTCACGTTTTGctgttgtcttttaaaattacaaagtaCCAGCCTATTTACAGCAGTATCTATTTTCATGACTCTGTTGAACTAAGGTTTGAAAGCATGCACAATCTTGATGtccgaggggaaaaaaaaaacatggcaCTGTAAGCCTCAAGATCTTTACCCTTCTGCGTGATTAAGCTGATGGAAGCATGGGAATGAATAAACTTTCATCTATAAAGACCCTCTATATCCTCAATATGTTAATAACATGTTTTTTCTATAATTGCCAAAACCACATGGGACAGAACGCTCCAGCATGCCTACATGTAGTAAAGTAGGTCTTATGATCCTGATCTGGAGTGAAAAATTGATctgtaaaatacaatttaattaaaataattttctttacaagTCAGTACTGCTGCTCAGTGCTATATCAGCACAGGCCCATCTATGTCATAACAGAAGGTCAAATCCTGCTGATGTTTCTCAAACAGGCATCTCACTGCAATTCCTTACAAAGTTCCACACCAAATGTGCTGGCCAATTAGTCCGTATTTTGTAACTGAGAGGAGTTTACACTGCTTTAGATAGCTGTGGTAATCTGATGTAGTAAGAGGCTAGAGTCCAGAGCAGCAGGCTTTGCAAATAGGTGTTATAACTACTTCAATTCAGTACAACAGAACTGTGTTGCAGAATAATAACTACACCTCTGACTGTTTACCAGGTTTTGTATGCAAATACAGTAGAAAAAGACATCAATAGCAGATAAACTTAGCCAACCACTATGTTCTTTCAATAAGGGTCCAAGAAGTACAGCTAAAGAATTCCTCACACTGACTTTTCTGTGTATCCTAGGAACCACAAGAGTTgggtgaaaaagaaatgtgctaCAGTGGGAGGCACATTATAGAGATCTGACATTTCTAGTTTCCTGGAAGGATAACCAACATCCAGACCTTCTATCTCATCTCTAAGCATGAAGTACTCACCTTTGCATACAGAAAGGCTTCATCCACTGGGGATTTGCTGGCAAACATTGTCTCTATGAAAGCCTATGAAAAACAAGGGCCTTTCAGTTAGCAAAGAGCCTGAACTTGAgagaagctctttttttttacctgctgtCTTTTTGAGGAAGGCTTAAAATCAGCTGGCCCAAAACACAGGAACAGAGGCAGCTGAAAACGCAGAGTGCTGTCAAGACTAAAACCAATTAAGCTCTGTTTCCTGTGAAACTGTATTTAGGGGCTGACTGACTCTGGTTTTTGAAAAAGGATTAGATGATTGAAGGTGATCCCATGGGTTGGCATTTTACAAGTTGTCTCACCTATGGACTCCCTCATGTATAACAGGAGGGCCCTATGCAGCTTTTCCTTCAGAGAAGGACAAGCTGTGTCTCTCTTTTCTACTTGgctattttaataatatttacaaaaacatAATTGTGTTTGAGCTTATCTGtcagatttgtttaaaattggCCAATGAGTTCAAAAGGTATTTGAGGGATAAGGGGGAATTCGGAGACATACACAGGCAATGTGTTCACAAAAATGTTTCCTCAAAACCAACAGgataaatgggaaagaaaatggtgtggggaaggagaggggaagtTGGGAAGAGAGTAAAGAGGCTACCCCATTCCTGAATAGatattgcttttaaacaaatatatcTGCTGCTGGCTTTTCTTCATTGGAGTTACACTAATTGAGAGACGCTGGTAGTCTGAGCagtcttcctctttctccttgtcTTGTGGAAGAAGCTGAGCCCAGTTGACGGTTGAGACAGCAGTTCAATAACAGATTAGACCAAAGCTATCCTTTCAGCCCATGTCACCCCACCAACAACCTTCTCccctttcttctttaaaagaatGCACTGCATCATTTGGAGAGCACATGACTCCATACCTCTGCTGTCACCCGTCCAGCTATCTTCATCCTTTCGATCTCTGCAGGAGATTTGATCAGACGAAGGTTTTGCACTAGATGTCGAATGCCCTGGACGTGGTTTTTGTTCCGAGCTTTTATCTCAGCCAGGGGCTGCAGGTAGTCCGAGTGCAGCTCTCTATGCACTGGCTTCGTCAAGTCGTACCAAACAATGTTTGACTGACCTGgaatacaaaacaaaagctgacaaagacaaaaataaatgtagaaatGTCCTTCCCATACTGAACAAACTCCCTCCTCCTAAACTAGACTTGTTGCTACatttgagaaattaatttcctctgAATCTGCATTCACAGCCATATACGCACTTGCGCTGTAACAGGATACTGGCAATCTCTTCAAAATCTGGAAGACTACCAATGTGTAGCATGTAGATTTGACAAATCCCCACTTTTACGCAGATATTGGGTTTTACGATCATCGCTAAATACATGTATCTTGCACAGATCCGTTTAGCGTTTGCATATCAACGTTGCACTTGTGTAAGCTAAGTAGCCATTGCACTACAGTGGTGCATGTTCTGAATCGTTCTCTCATCTAGCGTGTCCCCTCTGATGCTGTAAGGCAATTTACCTTTCACCCATTGCATGGAATCAGGGTCATTATCAACTATGCTTCACAATATCTTTGCGGAACAACTGCTTATTTCAGCCATTCAGAGAAGATGAACTTACTGACGACAAATATATTTACCTATGTGGAAATCTGTTTAGAACACCAGAGTTAGCACCCACATTCTCCCCACAGGAGAGTTTTAAATGAGAATGAGTAGAAAAGCCATGCTGAGTCATAGCTAAGGTCCACCTAGGCCCTCCTTCTTTGGTGACAGTAGCCATTAGCAGGTGCTCACAAAAAGTCTCTAAGAAACTGGGCATTTATGAAAGAGTATCTCCCTCAGCACATCCTCCCCACTTCCggtttctgcttttcaaggctGAATCTTCATAACTGCTTTTCATGGACCTTTCCTGCACAGAACTAAAAACTTTTGAATCCATTTATACTTTCGACATTCTGTATCTTCCGTGAATGATCTACAACTTAAAACTTACAAGGTGTCAAAATCTGACATCTGATCATTTTATTGTGTTCCCTTTGTTtgtaaattatgaaaaatagcAGCTAATCATTCCTACTCATCCTGTCTGCACTTTCCATAACGATACACATCTCTCATACCTTACCCTccgttttctctttttcaaactGAGCAGGTTTGTCCAGCCCGTATCTCACACAAACTCCATACTTTTGATCATCCTTGTTGCCCTTTCTGTGACTTTTCTATTTTCAATGTAttcttttttgaaacaaaataatgagAATCCGAGATGGTATTTAAGACTCCAGCACTCTATTTAATTGTGTAATCCCCCAAGCACTTGCCCTTTTTATATTGTCATAAACCTTCAGCTTCATTTTATAATGCATTTAAATTCACCCTGGGTTATGACTATTGAGGCTACATGGTGATACCAGATGCAAAAGAACACATCTAAAGGACAGCAATGTTCGTATTTCAAGAGTAAGTTAACATGTAGCTAAAAAAGGTGAGTGGACTAACAAGTCCCTGTGTGGATCATTTTCCAAGTCTATTATGAATAAAACACCTTCAAGTTTCCTATGCTTCGTCTGGTTGTGGCTCTGTCAGCAAAAAGATGTGACTAAAACAGTAACATGGTTTGTGATGCCCTCTTGTTTATCCTGTTCCTTACATTTCACAGATGTGCACACTGGCATTCACATGGGCACACAAGAAATTCAGAGGGGACAAAAAactattattttcaaaactacGTTTCCATTGGTGACCCTCAAGAAGAGGCTAACAAGAACTTCCAAATGTCTTTGTCATATCCCCTGCACCTCCCCAGGTTCATGATAGCCTTGGTGTCACAGCCCACCTTGCAAACCTATACCATTCAGACCCTGCAAACCACGTCTCATTTCATTCCCCCTCCATTTTTTGTTACCTTTCAGCTTGGCCACCAAGTGCCTGAACTCCTCGATGGTGTAAGCTTCATCTACTCCTGTGAGAGCAATTGCCCCATCTGTGCCTGATCTGGGCCCGTCCCACAACTCTCGGCCTGGATCTCTCCGGGGCACAAAAAGTATGGCCTTGTGGGAGGGCAGCGCTTTGCCAGGAATGCTCTGCAGCACCAGGATGCTGTCGGGCTCCTGGAACCCACAGAGGTACAGGAAGTTAGTGTCCTGGTGGAAAACGTAGGGGATGTCATTGCTCATGTAGTACGTGGGGTTGGATAGCAGAATCACTGTGTGGTCCAATCCATCCCAGCCACGGGCTTCCTTCTGGATCAATGCCATCAGTTTGTGTCGGCGAAGAGCATATTCCACCTGTGACAATCCTGGGGTTACCTCTCCTACGAAtacaaaacaaactaaactgACAAATTCAAGACACTTGTGATATTTCACTAGTTGCATGCCTGATTCCTGCATACTCCCTGATGCCTTTCACACGCATGGCTTTGTTGTGGTCCCTCATTAGCCTCTCCATTGCTCTCTCATGCATCTCTTCAGCTCCCATCCCTACAGCACAACCTCACTCAATTTGCTCCTCCATCATCCAAAGACAAAAACCTATTTTAACAAATCGGATTTTCTGTTACGTATTTCTGTGCAGAAGCAGAAATCACAAAACCTGGTAGATTTAGACAAAAATCCAAACCTGATGGATGTTTTCAGAaagatgtgggaaaaaaaaaaccaaactggacTTTGACTGATGAAAACTGATGGGGTTTTATGGCATCTGGACATTGAACAGAGGATTACCTCCTGAGGTTAAGCATTGATTTCCTCAGATAAAGCTAGAATGTCTACTCAAATACACACTAAGTCAACTGATAAAGTAACTAGTTCTAAACCATAAAGGGAGGATTGAGTGTTACAGATACTGGGAGATCAGGCAGAAACACGGACATTGCAGAGTCTAACCAGTCACAAGATTCCCAGCAGAAAGAAACCACGAACTGCAGGCTGGCTGCAGACTCCGATTAAGAGAAGGAATCTTCTCCAGGGAAGATGTAGCTTTTCTCAGTAACTAACAATTTGGATTTTTCCAAACTTACATACTATATCCCTAATAACTCTAACTAAACAAATGATCTCTTAGAtgaaagtatgttttaaatTGCTCCAGTCACAAAGGATACAAAGTACAGCGATCAAGATACTCACCAAAACCATACTGAAGTTGAAAGAACAACAAACAACAGAttaagtatgtatttttaaaaatgtgagacTCCTTAAATTAATACATATGCCTTAATTAGTACTTTGGCTAATACTCTATTTTAACATAGATTGCATTTTCATACTGTTAACTTTCTACTTTCataatcttttcttcctcttcaataTATACACAGTGACAATTCTAGAATAACAATTGAAATTTGACTTGTACTGTAAGTGGATTCTTGCATGGCGGGGTGGATAAGGTCTATCCAGAATGTTTTTCCATGACAAAATAGAGTTTAAGAAAATCACGTATGTTGTATTTGCATTAAACTTTACATCTTTTCAACAACATACATCCCCAACATCTATTTGGTGTAAAAgtctttagaaaaaacaaaacaaaacaaaaaccaaagccCTCAAATTTGTTTTACTCTGTAGATCTAGAAATGACAGAGAACACAGAAACTGCTTTAATGCAATCTGACCCCGCATTTCTGCAATATTATACTGCACATTTCCTACGCTCCACTGCATTCCAGTCAGCTTTCTAACTACCACAAACAGTCCAGTGAAGTTTAGAAGCTGCAATAGGGTGGAACATGGGAATCCCATTTGTCTTCCAACTGTGAGGCCTGGAAATTCTCCTTGCCTTAAAGGCATTcgctttttaaaacaataattgCAATGAAACAATGTCacattattttaaggaaaacaccACTCCTGcattaaatggaaaattactATGGGCAGGTGGAATTCATCTCCAGTGTTTCagtggtgaatatttttaaagtgtcagTTTCATTTACTGTGCGCTGTTAATCAGTGTCccgagcaacctgatctaataCTGAAGTCAGCCCAGCTTTGAGCAGAGGGTGGACCTGATGACTTCCTGAGGTCTCTTCTGACCTGAATTATTCTACAATTAAATATACAAGTATATAGTTATATATTCATCTGTTCTCCCTGTATACCTATCTATggaaaaagaacacagaagtGGAATGTTTTCTGGAACATATTCTTGAATATATTTtacttccaatttttttttagacttaATCACTGTCATCTCATACCTACATGCTCATTTTCACTAACCTTATGAAACCGCACAAcctcaacttttctttcatcacTACCTTCTAACTTTATAGCCACaagtctctttttcttcttttcctcacaGCTCGAACACTCTTCTGAAGGAGGTGCATTCTTTAGACAAGTGGTGGCCAAATCTCAGTAAGTCTCTCCCCAATCTCCTTTTCTGAATGACACCTTTATTTTGTGACTCACGAGACATTAGATATGAAGCATTCTGGCAGTTTTACTTCCACAAAGGACCTTCCCTTAATATAAATTGTATTGTATTTGCAGGACAGTGAGCTCCCAAGATGCCACCGCCATGAAAGGTCTGCAGTACTGAAGTCAGTGACACTAAGCACTCCAtgagaaaaaggtaaaaagctAACACGTGAAGCCTATTTTTGGAATCAGTATCATCTCAGACAAGGAAATTAACTACTAAACATAATGACTGCCTAATGAAGTTAATCATAAACAGCTCAAATCACAGACACCTGTATGATGCAGCAAATCAACACTCTGTTCTAGACATCTCAGAAAAATAGAGGCAAGAAAGAATAGCAACGATTGGCTCATACAGGGCCTGAACCTAACCTGGTTTGAGAAGGTGTGGGTGTGTGaaggggctgggctggcccaAATACCGGTTTGGAATCTTCTTCTGCTGGGCAGGCTGGATGGAAAATCTTCGGAGAGCACATGACTTGCAAactagaggaaaagaaatgcaccATGTCAAGGTAAAAGACCTTTCCAGTTAGCAAACTGCAGAATTATACTCCTGTTATCTGACTCTCAGTAGCATTCACTCCCCTTGTATGACATAAATATCCCTCCTTAACTTCTCCGTTTGTTGTATACCACAATAGTTTATGAAACAATGAGCACACAACTCAACTAATGATCAAATACTcataaaacagattaaaagaaattaacataTGCTAAACCTGACAGTCCAGcaagaaaacccaaaaagctATGTCAGTTTGCACATGCCCAATTTCTACACTTGGTGCTCTCCCTCCCTTGCTTCCCTCAAACACTGCATGGCTTGAAGCACAATACCTGTATATCATCTTTTCTTGACTATAGCTTCAAGAAATACCACCCATATGGAATAATTATACAGTTTTCAAGGtctttccagttatttttttattaataatgcCATAAAGAAACCACCCAAACCAAGCAACACAGGTTTATACAgcaaggcaatttttttttctgtatgaaagaTACTCAAGATTCCCTGTTTATATATTTAACTTGACAGTAGCAGCAACCAAATTGAAAACAGTTCCTCAGAAGCATATAGTTATGTCTCCCACTTCCAAATCGACACACAGCCAAAGCAGAGAAGTTTTAAAGAGAATTACAAGTGTGCATTTGGGAGCTCGAGGTGTGCACGATAAGACAAACGCTAAAGTTAAATAACATTGTCACAAACTTTACCAACTTTGGATTTCTCAGTCACAGCCTTTTGCACCTGAAGAATTGCTTGTGCCTAGATACAAACCATCAGACACACAGAAGGAGATGGTAATCAGTTCCCTAACATCTACCAGGTGatgttttcaaaactgcttCTCTTTTATGTCACTTACCATGTGCGTAGTACCAAATGAATTCATGCTGTCATAGCACGGCACTGGATTCTTAGGACAAATGATAATCAACTCTTCACTAGCATAAGCAAGTACAACACAAGCAGAACAGCTGTCTGCCTTTCAGGGAGCTGAGACTCAGAAACTTATAGCAGAACATACAGACCATGGATTTTCTGTGGGAGCCAGTATGATTAGCCACTAATTGAAGATTACTTATGCATGACAACTGATAGTCATAACATGAAGCATTCACTATGTGATGATTGACTGGAGTAACAGCCTGGAGACCCAGGTGGTGAAATATAATTACAGCTTTTTGTGCAGTTTAAAAAGAGGAGTTTTAACTGTTTCTCTTGATccacacaaaaaacaaacaggataCCTTGGAACAAGACAAGAGAACACAACGGGCATTAAATAAAGCAAGATTTAAAGACAGCAAGGAGCTTTCCACatcattgctttatttttcaaataataagCCGTTCTTCCCTCGGATTCAAACGTGACGGGGGCTACAGCTCCTCTGCTGGAGGGAGCCGCTTCCCCGCGCCCCTCGCACCCACCGCGGAGCGGAGGCGAGTGCGGCCTCACAGCCTGCCCGCCCCTGAGCGCCGCCGCGGTGCCGGGGGGTGAGGGAAGGGCTCTAAGCGGCGATAACGCCTAGCGTGCCCCGGGCAGTCAGTTACCGCAGCCCCGGGGACGGAGGCAGCCATGGGCCCGCGGCGGGAGCGGGCCCAGCGGCACCGAGCGCGGCTGCACCGGTGAGGTGAAGTAAGGCGTGAGGGGGGAGGAGTCTCTGACCTGAGAAGCCGCACCAGCCCCTCACCGCCGCCACAAGCCTCTGAGCCGGAAGGCGCGACATGTCCGAGGGACAGGGCTAGCGCCGGGCTCGGGGGCTCGGCCACCCGCCCACACCCCGCCCGGCTCggccccccccgcgccggccCAGCCCGCGCGTGGCGGGGCCTTCCCGTGCCGCGTCGCCGCGCGCTGACACCATCAACGGGCGCCCGGCACCActcgcccccgcccgccgccaaTGAGCGGCGCCGCATCGGCTTAGGCGCCCGCGGAGGCCGCCTGTCTTGCCCATAAGGGAGCCGCAAAGAGGAGCCCGGGCTACGGTGGGGCTCCGGTAGAGAGGGGGAGGCGGTCGACAACCGAGGGGGGAGCGATGCCGCGGCTGGCAGGACTCGCCCGCCCGTCGGCGACGTCCGCTTCTAGAACGTTCCCTCCactgcgcggcggcggggcggggccagaCCTTGGGGTGGGCGGGGCTCGGCGGACGGGGGCGGGGCCTCGGAGTGGGCGGGGCGGGCTGGAAGCTTCCACGGCGCCGCGCGGCGGTTGGGCAGGGAAGCGAAGGCGCTTGGGCCGTCGCCTCACCGCTGCCGTTCCGCCATGGACTCGCGCAAGCTGAGCGAGTTGCGGGCCTTCGTCAGGCTCTGCAAGCAGAACCCGGGGCTGCTGCACACCGAGGAGCTGGCCTTCCTCCGCGAGTGGGTGGAGAGGTCGGTCACGGGCCGCGCCGCCGTGGTGGGGGCCgcgaggggaggggaggggaggcggggggaggggTGGTCTACGCGCGGGAtgtggtgggggggagggggtgtgtCTCGCCAgccgcggggtgggggggaggggaggtggcGCGTGTCGgcgcgcggccccgccgcgtGGCCGGGAGTGGGGTCGCGGACGGGCGCGGACTGTCGCCTCTGCGGGTCTGGCCCGGTGCGGTCCGGCGGGTCTttgccggggcgggggggcagcggcCCCGGTGCGCTGccgcctcccctccctccccgccgcaGGGCGCGCCGGGCTCACAACTCGCGCCTTTAAGagacttctgttattttttggtttggttttgttt
Above is a genomic segment from Nyctibius grandis isolate bNycGra1 chromosome 5, bNycGra1.pri, whole genome shotgun sequence containing:
- the XPNPEP3 gene encoding xaa-Pro aminopeptidase 3, translating into MSRLPAQRLVAAVRGWCGFSVCKSCALRRFSIQPAQQKKIPNRYLGQPSPFTHPHLLKPGEVTPGLSQVEYALRRHKLMALIQKEARGWDGLDHTVILLSNPTYYMSNDIPYVFHQDTNFLYLCGFQEPDSILVLQSIPGKALPSHKAILFVPRRDPGRELWDGPRSGTDGAIALTGVDEAYTIEEFRHLVAKLKGQSNIVWYDLTKPVHRELHSDYLQPLAEIKARNKNHVQGIRHLVQNLRLIKSPAEIERMKIAGRVTAEAFIETMFASKSPVDEAFLYAKFEFECRARGADILAYPPVVAGGNRSNTLHYVKNNQLIKDGELVLLDGGCESSCYVSDITRTWPVNGRFTKPQAELYQAVLDIQKSCLSLCSPGVSLENIYSLMLSLIGQKLKELGILKSSITESHFFKAVRKYCPHHVGHYLGMDVHDTPDISRSLPLQPGMVITIEPGIYIPEDDVSAPERFRGIGVRIEDDVVITEDVPLILSADCPKEIYHIEQICGRSS